From Scomber scombrus chromosome 6, fScoSco1.1, whole genome shotgun sequence, the proteins below share one genomic window:
- the LOC133981605 gene encoding NAD(P)H dehydrogenase [quinone] 1-like: LAAKKVLIVYAHQSACSFSAAAKDAAMEALTAQGCTVEVSDLYALKFKATATAEDIIGEIKNAEHFRYAEETKLAWEAGKLSADITDEQRKLTEADLIIFQFPMYWFTVPAIMKGWFDRVLTLGFAYSQERRYTEGIFKDKKAMLSFTTGSHESMFSANGINGDMNVTLWPLQNGIMHYCGFQVLAPQIFWAPSHIPTEARSTVLKAWRTRLQGLLGEKPLSFTPMDCFDREKGFQLKPEVHEKHAGKEFGLTVGIHLGKALPPNNQMKAGV; encoded by the exons TTGGCAGCAAAGAAAGTGTTGATCGTGTATGCCCATCAAAGTGCCTGCTCATTCAGTGCAGCAGCCAAAGATGCTGCAATGGAGGCTTTAACTGCTCAGGGCTGCACAGTGGAAGTTTCTGACCTTTACGCTTTGAAGTTTAAAGCCACAGCTACTGCGGAGGACATTATTG gagaaattaaaaatgctgaaCACTTCCGTTATGCGGAAGAGACAAAATTGGCATGGGAGGCAGGGAAACTCTCTGCTGACATCACTGACGAGCAACGTAAACTCACTGAGGCAGACTTGATCATCTTTCAG TTCCCCATGTACTGGTTCACTGTTCCTGCAATTATGAAGGGCTGGTTTGACCGTGTGCTCACACTGGGCTTTGCCTATTCACAAGAGAGGCGATACACAGAGGGCATCTTCAAG GACAAGAAAGCCATGTTGTCCTTCACCACTGGATCTCATGAGTCAATGTTCAGTGCTAATGGCATTAATGGAGACATGAATGTGACATTATGGCCACTCCAG AATGGCATCATGCACTATTGTGGCTTCCAGGTTCTTGCCCCTCAGATCTTCTGGGCTCCCTCTCACATTCCCACTGAGGCCCGCAGCACCGTGCTGAAGGCCTGGCGTACACGACTACAAGGCCTCCTGGGAGAAAAACCACTTTCTTTCACCCCCATGGACTGCTTTGATAGGGAGAAGGGTTTCCAGCTGAAGCCTGAGGTCCATGAGAAACATGCCGGCAAAGAGTTTGGGCTGACAGTGGGGATCCACCTGGGCAAAGCACTGCCACCAAACAACCAGATGAAGGCTGGAGTCTGA
- the LOC133982534 gene encoding NAD(P)H dehydrogenase [quinone] 1-like, whose protein sequence is LAAKKVLIVYAHQSACSFSAAAKDAAMEALTAQGCTVEVSDLYALKFKATATAEDIIGEIKNAEHFRYAEETKLAWEAGKLSADITEEQRKLTEADLIIFQFPMYWFTVPAIMKGWFDRVLTLGFAYSQEKRYTEGIFKDKKAMLSFTTGSHESMFSANGINGDMNVTLWPLQNGIMHYCGFQVLAPQIFWAPSHIPTEARSTVLKAWRTRLQGLLREKTLSFTPMDCFDREKGFQLKPEVHEKHAGKEFGLTVGIHLGKALPPNNQMKAGV, encoded by the exons TTGGCAGCAAAGAAAGTGTTGATCGTGTATGCCCATCAAAGTGCCTGCTCATTCAGTGCAGCAGCCAAAGATGCTGCAATGGAGGCTTTAACTGCTCAGGGCTGCACAGTGGAAGTTTCTGACCTTTACGCTTTGAAGTTTAAAGCCACAGCTACTGCGGAGGACATTATTG gagaaattaaaaatgctgaaCACTTCCGTTATGCAGAAGAGACAAAATTGGCATGGGAGGCAGGGAAACTATCTGCTGACATCACTGAAGAGCAACGTAAACTCACTGAGGCAGACTTGATCATCTTTCAG TTCCCCATGTACTGGTTCACTGTTCCTGCAATTATGAAGGGCTGGTTTGACCGTGTGCTCACACTTGGTTTTGCCTATTCACAAGAGAAGCGATACACAGAGGGCATCTTCAAG GACAAGAAAGCCATGTTGTCCTTCACCACTGGATCTCATGAGTCAATGTTCAGTGCTAATGGCATTAATGGAGACATGAATGTGACACTATGGCCACTCCAG AACGGCATCATGCACTACTGTGGCTTCCAGGTTCTTGCCCCTCAGATCTTCTGGGCTCCGTCTCACATTCCAACTGAGGCCCGCAGCACCGTGCTGAAGGCCTGGCGTACACGACTACAAGGCCtcctgagagaaaaaacactttctttcaCTCCCATGGACTGCTTTGATAGGGAGAAGGGTTTCCAGCTGAAGCCTGAGGTCCATGAGAAACATGCCGGCAAAGAGTTTGGGCTGACAGTGGGGATCCACCTGGGCAAAGCACTGCCACCAAACAACCAGATGAAGGCTGGAGTCTGA